One window of Papaver somniferum cultivar HN1 chromosome 9, ASM357369v1, whole genome shotgun sequence genomic DNA carries:
- the LOC113311209 gene encoding uncharacterized protein LOC113311209: MEVLLMCSSRMTKKIGRKKIQIDLEMMSLIPFGRRTNIRSTTKAFGMSKTTVWRRIKDGSIKAHSNAIKPGFSLKTRIARLKHCLEMLDESVSPAVFSGMYDRIHIDEKWFYMSKTTQKYYLHPMEAPPVRRCTSKNFIPKVMFLSALARPRYDEYVNTPFDGKIGMWAFIFMEAAKRKSKNRVADNARPHIAIGDEQFCEAVRQFGLDARICFQPPNSPDLNVNDLGYFRSIDEHQHSKAPNTVPELVAGVEKSFRECPSYLINNVFLTLQTCMNEILKKKGDNDYYIPHMKKDHLIRIGELPTCIQCDSEVITAAKEALQAPQHQLYQQENETPHE; this comes from the exons ATGGAAGTCCTGCTAATGTGTTCCTCAAGAATGACCAAAAAGATTGGTCGCAAAAAAATACAGATTGATCTGGAGATGATGAGCTTGATTCCTTTCGGTCGGAGAACAAATATAAGATCAACAACAAAGGCTTTTGGGATGTCAAAGACCACTGTTTGGAGAAGAATCAAAGATGGAAGTATTAAAGCACACTCAAATGCTATTAAACCAGGCTTCTCACTCAAAACAAGAATAGCAAGACTTAAGCATTGTCTTGAGATGCTAGATGAGAGTGTATCCCCAGCAGTATTTTCTGGTATGTACGACCGTATTCACATTGATGAAAAGTGGTTCTATATGTCTAAGACCACTCAAAAGTATTATCTTCATCCAATGGAAGCGCCGCCGGTACGTAGATGTACCAGTAAGAATTTTATTCCAAAAGTTATGTTTTTGTCGGCATTAGCTCGTCCCCGATATGATGAATACGTAAATACTCCATTCGACGGGAAAATTGGAATGTGGGCGTTCATTTTTATGGAGGCCGCAAAGAGGAAAAGCAAAAATCGAGTTGCAG ATAATGCAAGGCCACACATTGCTATTGGTGATGAACAATTTTGTGAAGCTGTTCGACAATTTGGATTGGATGCGCGCATATGTTTTCAACCTCCAAATAGTCCAGATTTAAATGTCAATGATCTTGGATATTTTAGATCTATAGATGAACATCAACACTCCAAGGCTCCAAATACCGTGCCTGAATTGGTTGCGGGCGTGGAAAAGTCTTTTCGAGAGTGTCCAAGTTACCTGATAAACAACGTATTTCTAACGTTACAAACGTGCATGAAtgaaatattaaagaagaaaggaGATAATGATTATTATATCCCACATATGAAGAAAGATCATTTGATTAGAATTGGTGAATTGCCAACTTGCATTCAGTGTGACAGTGAAGTCATAACCGCAGCAAAAGAAGCGCTTCAGGCTCCACAACATCAACTATATCAACAAGAAAATGAAACACCACAtgaatga
- the LOC113314128 gene encoding ABC transporter G family member 11-like — MTSSASDIPRWTPSASPSRSPPTPLSLSKEKGSFADHDQVEDESLQSTFPFMSTNHPLQQQQERYHYGDQPANSNNIKVVNVPLRVNGHQSEELMKSRSFVMEMEPISEGSVVLTWEDLCVRVPPGSTGKGNDKTIIEGLNGYAQPGEVLAIMGPSGSGKSTLLDTLAGRLSSNTRQSGVIHVNGLKQRLSFGTSAYVTQDDTLTTTLTVMEAVYYSALLRLPDSMSTSEKKERAETTITEMGLHEARSTRIGGWNIKGLSGGQKRRVSICIEILTRPKLLFLDEPTSGLDSAASYHVMNRIVKLSRQYGMTVIASIHQPSSEVFDLFHNLCLLSSGRTIYFGPASAANEFFELNGFPCPIMRNPSDHYLRTINKDFDQDIEHGSGGKVTSTEEAINSLVESYRSSPIFQQVKQRVSDLYIKKGRMLEKGSQASFLTQSVVLTRRSFVNMYRDLGYYWLRLGVYIALCLCVGTIFFKVGNSFGSIQARGAMLMFVAAFLTFMAIGGFPSFVEDMKIFGRERLNGHYGVAAFVVGNTLSSIPYLLMISLIPGALAYYLVDLHKGAEHFLFFVLLLFVCMMLVESLMMIVASIVPDFLMGIITGAGIQGVMMLNGGFFRLPNDLPKPFWKYPMYYIAFHRYANEGFYKNEFQGLHFPNSQGSSTMISGEEILKNTWQMPMGYSKWVDLAVLFGMVVLYRLMFFSIIKMSEKMKSSIRQHNIPNSSTSDADNMQ, encoded by the exons ATGACTTCATCAGCGTCAGATATCCCAAGATGGACTCCCAGTGCAAGCCCAAGTAGATCACCGCCAACACCACTTTCTCTAAGTAAGGAAAAAGGTAGCTTTGCTGATCATGATCAAGTAGAAGATGAAAGTCTGCAAAGTACTTTTCCATTTATGAGTACCAATCATCCGCTGCAGCAGCAGCAAGAGCGGTATCATTATGGGGATCAACCTGCTAATAGTAATAACATAAAGGTTGTTAACGTTCCTTTAAGAGTTAACGGCCATCAATCAGAAGAATTAATGAAGAGTCGTTCATTTGTAATGGAGATGGAACCAATATCCGAAGGTAGCGTTGTGTTGACATGGGAAGATTTATGCGTTCGTGTACCTCCGGGGTCGACTGGTAAGGGTAATGATAAAACTATCATTGAAGGGCTAAATGGGTATGCTCAACCTGGTGAGGTCTTAGCTATAATGGGTCCTTCTGGTTCTGGAAAGTCGACTCTTCTTGATACATTAGCAG GGAGATTATCTTCAAACACAAGGCAATCAGGTGTGATACATGTAAATGGTCTAAAACAAAGGCTTTCTTTTGGGACGTCG GCTTATGTAACTCAAGATGATACATTGACAACGACATTAACGGTTATGGAAGCCGTTTACTACTCTGCTTTGCTTCGATTACCTGACTCTATGTCAACATCGGAAAAGAAGGAGAGAGCAGAGACAACTATAACAGAGATGGGATTGCATGAAGCTAGGAGCACAAGAATAGGAGGGTGGAACATTAAAGGTCTAAGCGGTGGACAAAAGCGAAGAGTAAGCATTTGCATAGAGATTTTAACACGTCCAAAACTTCTCTTTCTGGATGAACCTACAAGCGGTCTAGATAGTGCCGCATCTTACCATGTAATGAATAGAATCGTAAAACTTTCACGACAATATGGAATGACTGTTATTGCTTCTATTCATCAACCAAGTAGTGAAGTCTTCGATCTCTTTCACAATCTTTGTCTACTCTCTTCTGGTAGAACTATTTACTTTGGCCCAGCTTCTGCAGCGAATGAG TTTTTTGAATTGAATGGATTCCCTTGCCCAATTATGAGGAACCCGTCGGATCACTACCTGAGAACAATCAACAAAGACTTTGATCAA GACATCGAACATGGTTCTGGTGGCAAAGTAACATCAACTGAGGAAGCAATCAATTCACTTGTGGAGTCATATAGGTCATCACCAATCTTCCAACAAGTCAAACAACGAGTATCGGATCTATATATAAAG AAAGGGCGTATGTTAGAAAAAGGAAGCCAAGCGAGCTTCTTAACACAATCAGTTGTTCTTACCAGAAGGTCCTTCGTGAACATGTACCGTGATTTGGGTTACTACTGGTTACGGTTAGGAGTCTACATTGCGCTATGTCTCTGTGTTGGTACGATATTTTTCAAAGTTGGTAACAGTTTTGGTTCAATTCAG GCTAGAGGTGCGATGCTTATGTTTGTAGCTGCATTCTTAACTTTCATGGCAATTGGGGGATTCCCTTCTTTCGTGGAGGACATGAAG ATATTTGGCCGAGAAAGATTAAATGGTCATTACGGGGTTGCAGCATTTGTTGTGGGAAATACACTATCttcaattccatacttgcttATGATCTCATTGATACCAGGAGCCTTAGCTTATTACCTAGTTGATCTTCACAAGGGAGCTgaacattttcttttctttgttttattaCTTTTCGTGTGTATGATGTTAGTTGAGAGCTTAATGATGATCGTTGCAAGTATAGTACCCGATTTTCTTATGGGTATAATCACTGGAGCTGGAATTCAAGGTGTGATGATGTTAAATGGTGGGTTCTTCAGACTACCAAATGATCTTCCAAAACCATTTTGGAAGTACCCAATGTACTACATTGCCTTTCATAGGTACGCAAATGAAGGGTTCTACAAGAATGAGTTCCAAGGACTTCATTTCCCTAATAGTCAAGGGTCATCGACAATGATCAGCGGCGAGGAAATTTTGAAAAATACCTGGCAAATGCCAATGGGCTACTCAAAATGGGTTGATCTTGCTGTTCTATTTGGAATGGTGGTTCTGTACAGACTAAtgttttttagcattattaagaTGTCTGAAAAGATGAAATCCAGTATAAGACAACACAATATTCCAAATTCAAGCACTAGTGATGCAGATAACATGCAATAG